One genomic segment of Desulforamulus reducens MI-1 includes these proteins:
- a CDS encoding copper amine oxidase N-terminal domain-containing protein, translating into MKLKTKFLLVVLMVTLLQITFLVPAQAGYDYIDIVMNGNYLYTDVPPVMYQNRIFVPMRTIFEASGVTVDWDQYLGEITATDGRNELIMYVEAYDAYLNGELIYLEVPPIVVYGRTMVPIRFIGETLGYHVWWDEYSQTVFLE; encoded by the coding sequence ATGAAGTTAAAAACAAAATTTCTGTTGGTAGTTCTCATGGTAACATTGTTGCAAATAACATTTCTGGTTCCTGCACAGGCAGGGTATGATTATATCGACATTGTTATGAACGGCAATTACCTTTACACCGATGTTCCCCCAGTCATGTATCAGAACAGGATTTTTGTTCCCATGCGGACAATTTTTGAGGCGTCTGGTGTTACGGTAGATTGGGACCAGTACTTAGGGGAAATAACAGCAACTGATGGCAGAAACGAACTAATTATGTATGTAGAAGCCTATGATGCCTATCTTAATGGAGAGCTTATCTATCTAGAGGTACCACCTATCGTGGTCTATGGCCGTACAATGGTGCCCATACGATTTATCGGGGAAACCCTCGGGTATCATGTCTGGTGGGATGAATATTCACAAACGGTGTTTTTAGAGTAA
- a CDS encoding DUF502 domain-containing protein, producing MMRKLSIYFAKGLLVLLPIIGTFYILAFIYAKISGIGNAILFPLVGRNLPGIDFVFVVLMVCIIGLIANWWISKKILALIEGFICSMPGVKNIYNTLKDALKSLAGDKKKFDTVALVRLNDITYRLGFLTVKDSPFQDQDGRELVGVYFPQTLQVAGDMYWVPRDSVTIVNIPVDQALRLIISGGATGADVDIRHNEWQVIAKRGLNKKTE from the coding sequence ATGATGCGCAAATTATCGATTTATTTTGCTAAAGGCCTATTGGTTTTATTGCCAATCATTGGAACATTTTATATTTTAGCCTTTATTTATGCTAAAATCTCTGGTATCGGCAATGCCATTCTTTTTCCTCTGGTGGGGAGGAATTTGCCTGGAATTGACTTTGTCTTTGTGGTATTAATGGTTTGTATCATTGGCTTAATTGCTAATTGGTGGATATCGAAGAAGATTTTAGCCCTAATAGAAGGGTTTATCTGCAGCATGCCAGGGGTTAAGAATATTTATAATACTCTTAAGGATGCCCTAAAATCCTTGGCAGGTGATAAAAAGAAATTTGACACTGTTGCACTGGTAAGGCTTAATGACATTACCTACCGGCTAGGTTTTCTAACCGTAAAGGATAGTCCCTTTCAGGATCAGGATGGCAGGGAATTAGTGGGGGTTTACTTTCCCCAAACATTGCAGGTGGCCGGGGATATGTACTGGGTGCCCAGGGATTCAGTAACCATTGTGAATATACCGGTGGATCAGGCCCTGAGACTAATCATTTCAGGTGGAGCCACTGGAGCCGATGTGGACATTAGACACAATGAATGGCAGGTTATTGCTAAAAGAGGTTTAAACAAAAAAACCGAATAA
- a CDS encoding sulfite exporter TauE/SafE family protein yields MYESIFAGLIVFFASVLQASTGFGFAIMATPFLLLVFDSRDCIQISIFLSLFIALILMPKIKHEIDLDILKRLIHGSILGIPIGLGFFIYVSLDILKASVSAVILMISIFLIIKWYQTHFRKTVEGPIDKTKECKDAIEADQNSILKVMKESERRNEVFVGLTAGILTTSLGMPGVPLAIYFTAQNVKKETIRSTTLAFFIVVYIVSIIMQVFSVKISTEVLFTSLYLIPTAAVGVFLGNILFYKINQRMFQLIANLILIYTGFYIFYKTLL; encoded by the coding sequence ATGTATGAAAGTATTTTTGCAGGGCTTATTGTTTTTTTTGCATCTGTTCTACAGGCCTCTACAGGATTTGGTTTTGCTATTATGGCAACACCCTTTTTACTTTTAGTTTTTGACTCGCGGGATTGTATTCAAATAAGTATTTTTCTGTCCTTATTTATTGCCCTAATCTTAATGCCCAAGATCAAACATGAAATTGATCTTGATATACTAAAACGACTTATTCACGGTAGTATTTTAGGTATTCCCATTGGTTTAGGATTTTTCATCTATGTTAGCCTAGATATTCTTAAGGCCTCTGTAAGTGCTGTGATATTAATGATATCCATTTTTTTAATTATTAAGTGGTATCAAACCCACTTCAGGAAAACTGTGGAAGGTCCCATAGACAAAACCAAAGAATGTAAAGATGCCATAGAAGCGGATCAAAATTCAATTCTGAAAGTGATGAAGGAATCGGAAAGAAGGAATGAAGTATTTGTGGGCTTAACAGCAGGGATCTTAACCACCAGCCTAGGGATGCCCGGAGTACCCCTTGCAATTTATTTTACTGCCCAAAATGTCAAGAAAGAGACCATAAGAAGTACCACGCTAGCCTTCTTTATTGTTGTTTACATTGTAAGTATCATTATGCAAGTCTTTAGCGTAAAAATTAGCACAGAGGTACTGTTTACTTCCCTATATTTAATTCCTACTGCTGCTGTTGGTGTATTCTTGGGGAATATACTGTTCTATAAAATAAACCAAAGGATGTTCCAACTAATAGCTAACTTGATACTTATATACACGGGATTTTATATATTTTATAAAACCTTATTATAA
- a CDS encoding Na/Pi cotransporter family protein: MSWQAAFLNMIGGMGLLLYGMYVLSEGLQKIAGKKLREVLTRLTRNRIVAMGLGVLVTILFQSSTATTVILVSLTSASIISLRNTLAVILGSDIGTTVTAQLIALKATEISLPIVGIGATIIFFAKQNKYKRIGQVLIGFGLLFLGLKIMSDTMYPLRNDPAFEKMLLQMSDRPLLAMAVAAVFTFLVHSSAATIGIIMLLSMQHMITLEPAIFMLFGANIGTAFTAILSSLGSSRESQRVATAHLLFKIVGVLLFLPFVSPLGSLMQKLTSNAGFQVANVHTFFNIVIAILFVPFIDYFARFLEYIVPDKKEAISDVTPKYLDESLFTSPELAIGMATKEIMHISDHVTDMTKQIYPLLKNFDQDIAEKMYQKEHHIDILATATNKYLTHLLRQQLSKDEFNRTMGLVHIVRDYEYIGDIIEKNLMYKAESKYVNNLDFSEEGHKDILTMHGKVMELLHLVNTSAATNSCLLAEKAKNIQEDIVDLEFRLRMSHIARMQKGAQETENTSFIHMDVINAYLRISEHLKNIAMALTDEVSCTWHDEALILTPPSEMWNINDNQKSVNK; this comes from the coding sequence ATGTCCTGGCAAGCAGCGTTCTTGAATATGATCGGTGGTATGGGTCTTTTATTATATGGTATGTATGTTCTAAGTGAAGGACTACAAAAGATTGCCGGGAAAAAACTCCGGGAGGTTTTAACTCGTTTAACCAGAAATAGAATTGTTGCCATGGGTCTAGGGGTCCTTGTAACCATCTTGTTTCAAAGCAGTACTGCAACCACGGTTATTTTGGTTAGCTTAACCAGTGCCTCAATTATTAGTTTAAGAAACACCCTGGCAGTGATTTTGGGGTCGGACATTGGAACCACCGTAACAGCCCAATTAATTGCTTTAAAGGCCACAGAAATATCATTGCCCATTGTAGGTATTGGAGCAACTATTATTTTTTTCGCTAAGCAAAATAAGTATAAGCGCATTGGGCAAGTTTTAATTGGCTTTGGTTTGTTGTTCCTAGGTCTTAAAATCATGTCTGATACCATGTATCCCCTTAGAAATGACCCAGCCTTTGAGAAAATGCTTTTACAGATGAGCGACCGACCTTTACTGGCCATGGCTGTGGCAGCGGTATTTACCTTTTTAGTACACAGCAGTGCTGCAACCATTGGTATTATTATGCTATTATCCATGCAGCATATGATTACCCTAGAACCAGCCATATTTATGTTGTTTGGTGCCAACATCGGTACAGCCTTTACAGCCATTTTATCCAGCCTGGGGTCTTCCAGGGAATCTCAAAGGGTTGCTACAGCCCACTTACTATTTAAGATCGTTGGTGTATTGTTATTTTTGCCCTTTGTTAGCCCCCTGGGGAGTCTTATGCAAAAACTGACATCCAATGCGGGCTTTCAAGTTGCCAATGTGCATACCTTCTTTAATATTGTCATTGCCATTTTATTTGTTCCCTTTATTGATTATTTTGCCCGGTTTTTGGAGTACATTGTGCCGGATAAAAAAGAAGCAATATCTGATGTTACACCCAAATATTTGGATGAAAGTCTTTTTACCAGTCCTGAACTGGCCATTGGCATGGCGACCAAAGAAATTATGCATATATCTGATCACGTAACGGATATGACCAAACAAATATATCCTCTACTCAAAAATTTTGATCAGGATATTGCTGAGAAAATGTATCAAAAAGAGCACCATATTGACATCTTGGCCACAGCCACCAATAAATATCTTACCCATTTGTTGAGGCAGCAACTATCTAAAGATGAGTTTAATAGAACAATGGGGTTGGTGCATATAGTCCGGGATTATGAATATATTGGCGATATAATCGAGAAAAACCTGATGTATAAAGCGGAAAGTAAATATGTCAATAACCTGGACTTTTCTGAAGAGGGGCACAAAGACATTTTGACCATGCATGGCAAGGTCATGGAACTTCTTCATCTGGTTAATACCAGTGCGGCCACCAACAGTTGTCTGCTGGCAGAAAAAGCAAAAAATATTCAAGAGGATATTGTTGATCTGGAGTTCCGTCTACGGATGAGTCATATTGCTCGTATGCAAAAAGGGGCTCAGGAAACCGAAAATACCAGCTTTATTCATATGGATGTTATCAATGCTTATTTAAGAATTAGCGAACACCTTAAGAACATCGCTATGGCGCTGACGGATGAGGTATCCTGTACCTGGCATGATGAAGCCTTAATCTTAACTCCTCCTTCGGAAATGTGGAATATTAATGATAATCAGAAGTCGGTAAATAAATAA
- a CDS encoding LysM peptidoglycan-binding domain-containing C40 family peptidase, which produces MAVLTTTVCLATVVWVGSADAAQLTVQKGDSLWSIANRCGTSVDSLKQLNNLNSDSLKIGQILNVPDQVANQSVRPRTDSPDSSRGVVDRAVAVLDYAKQYIGVGYRSGGESPSGFDCSGYVRYVYKNFGIDLVHTAAGQYNAGSVVKRSELNPGDLVFFNTGGAGINHSGIYVGNNQFIHASTSRGIRIDSMSDSYWNTKFRGASRIL; this is translated from the coding sequence ATGGCAGTATTGACCACCACTGTTTGCTTAGCTACAGTGGTTTGGGTTGGTTCTGCCGATGCAGCACAGTTAACTGTACAAAAAGGCGATTCTTTATGGTCAATTGCCAATCGTTGTGGAACCTCTGTTGATAGTCTTAAACAACTGAATAACTTAAATAGTGATAGTTTAAAAATTGGTCAAATATTAAATGTTCCAGATCAAGTAGCGAATCAGTCGGTCAGACCCCGCACGGATTCGCCTGATAGTTCAAGAGGTGTGGTGGATCGAGCAGTTGCTGTCTTAGATTATGCTAAGCAATATATTGGGGTGGGATACCGTTCCGGAGGAGAAAGTCCCTCTGGTTTTGATTGTTCTGGATATGTGCGTTATGTCTACAAAAACTTTGGTATTGACTTAGTGCATACTGCTGCAGGTCAATATAATGCTGGTTCAGTTGTAAAAAGATCGGAATTGAATCCCGGTGATTTGGTATTCTTTAATACTGGAGGTGCCGGAATTAACCATTCTGGCATTTACGTGGGTAATAACCAATTTATTCATGCTTCTACCTCCCGTGGCATTCGAATTGATTCCATGTCTGATAGTTATTGGAATACTAAGTTTCGTGGCGCCAGCAGAATCCTATAG
- a CDS encoding zinc dependent phospholipase C family protein, with the protein MTLTQATWNCAKVMLSLTLPLQVIIKTDRPRNTHDFCNQQAIEIIRRDGLHREGQLLQSYLELLNKGSRWSDQGFKNISHYYHYQRGTGLWHGPDAPTECQYFFEKAVKYWRAGYQEKSIFYLGAASHILQDLCVPHHACGVVLKGHKFFEDWARGHYHEFSVKTEGIYQLSSSARGWVKENARVSSAYLPELMNNKGITSVQRTAGNMLQLAQRTTAGFLHFFFQRIK; encoded by the coding sequence ATGACATTAACCCAGGCAACCTGGAATTGTGCAAAGGTCATGTTATCTCTAACACTGCCCTTACAAGTGATCATAAAAACAGACCGACCTCGAAATACCCACGACTTTTGCAATCAGCAAGCTATTGAAATTATAAGACGGGACGGCTTACATAGAGAAGGTCAATTACTACAATCCTATCTTGAGCTATTAAACAAAGGTTCCCGTTGGAGTGATCAGGGTTTCAAAAATATTAGTCATTATTATCATTATCAAAGGGGGACTGGTCTTTGGCATGGTCCTGATGCTCCCACAGAGTGTCAATATTTTTTTGAAAAGGCAGTAAAATACTGGCGGGCAGGCTACCAGGAAAAATCAATCTTCTATTTAGGGGCTGCCAGCCATATTCTGCAAGACCTCTGTGTACCCCATCATGCCTGTGGCGTGGTGCTAAAGGGGCATAAATTTTTTGAGGATTGGGCCCGGGGGCACTACCACGAATTTAGTGTAAAAACGGAAGGCATCTATCAGCTTTCCTCCAGTGCCCGTGGTTGGGTAAAGGAAAACGCACGGGTTTCCTCTGCCTACCTGCCAGAACTCATGAATAATAAGGGTATTACTTCCGTCCAAAGAACTGCAGGCAACATGCTGCAGCTGGCCCAGCGAACCACTGCAGGTTTTCTACATTTCTTTTTTCAGCGCATCAAATAA
- a CDS encoding sodium-dependent transporter, whose translation MVQTELGKKQFSPREGFGSTLGVIAATLGSAVGLGNIWKFPYITGENGGAAFIFIYFACVCFIGLPVMISEFVIGRRSNAACVGAFKRLAPDTPWFFTGLSGVICAFFIMFYYTSVAGWVFAYIFKALSGSIVTSDPKVAEQVFTTFISGIWSPLIWQWIVLFVTGTIILAGVKNGIERMTKTLLPILFLLLIVCVVRALTLPGASEGVSFLFQPDFSKITGVTILAAMGLAFFKLSVGMGVMTTYGSYIGKGESLIGTGIKVVLADTMVSMLAGLAIFPAVFSFGFSPKDGPSLLFMTIPMVFNSMPFGQVFLSIFFILASIASMGAMISLYNAPVAYLTEERGWSRGAATIFTGVLMAAIGCTATLSNSLLSDVTLFDMTLFNFYSYLTDNLMMPLTGLVIALFAGWRLSRWEVSDEISNGGSLNNKSAIGFYLFAIRYVAPIAIVIIILNGLGFIKL comes from the coding sequence ATGGTACAAACTGAACTTGGAAAGAAGCAGTTTAGCCCAAGAGAAGGTTTTGGTAGTACATTAGGTGTTATTGCTGCGACCTTGGGTTCTGCAGTGGGCCTAGGAAATATATGGAAATTCCCCTATATCACCGGTGAAAATGGTGGTGCCGCATTTATTTTTATTTATTTCGCTTGTGTTTGCTTTATTGGACTACCGGTTATGATTTCAGAATTTGTTATTGGTCGGCGTTCCAACGCCGCCTGTGTGGGGGCATTTAAAAGGCTGGCCCCGGACACGCCCTGGTTCTTTACAGGTTTATCCGGAGTTATTTGTGCTTTTTTCATTATGTTTTACTATACATCAGTGGCCGGCTGGGTTTTTGCTTACATTTTTAAAGCCCTCAGCGGCAGTATTGTAACCAGTGACCCTAAGGTTGCGGAGCAGGTCTTTACCACATTTATCAGTGGTATTTGGTCACCTCTGATTTGGCAGTGGATTGTACTGTTTGTAACCGGAACTATTATTTTAGCCGGGGTTAAAAATGGTATTGAGAGAATGACCAAGACACTTTTGCCCATTCTCTTTCTTTTGCTAATTGTATGTGTAGTTCGTGCCCTTACACTTCCGGGGGCCAGTGAAGGGGTTTCTTTTCTGTTTCAGCCGGACTTTTCAAAAATTACCGGTGTTACCATTTTAGCTGCCATGGGTTTAGCTTTTTTCAAACTTTCTGTTGGCATGGGTGTGATGACCACCTATGGCAGCTATATAGGAAAGGGAGAAAGCCTGATAGGGACCGGGATTAAGGTTGTTTTAGCAGATACAATGGTTTCCATGTTGGCTGGTTTAGCCATTTTCCCAGCTGTGTTTTCATTCGGATTCAGTCCTAAGGACGGACCATCACTACTTTTTATGACTATCCCAATGGTCTTTAACTCCATGCCCTTTGGTCAGGTATTTTTAAGCATCTTCTTTATTTTGGCTTCCATTGCTTCCATGGGCGCCATGATCTCTCTGTATAATGCACCCGTGGCTTACCTCACAGAAGAAAGAGGTTGGTCCAGGGGGGCAGCAACCATTTTTACCGGGGTGCTTATGGCGGCCATTGGCTGCACCGCCACTCTCTCCAATAGTTTACTATCGGATGTAACATTATTTGATATGACTTTGTTTAACTTTTATAGTTACCTAACGGATAACCTGATGATGCCCTTAACTGGTTTAGTGATTGCACTCTTTGCCGGCTGGAGATTGAGTCGTTGGGAGGTCTCGGATGAAATCTCGAACGGCGGCAGTCTAAATAACAAGTCTGCCATTGGTTTTTACCTATTCGCCATCCGCTATGTGGCACCCATTGCCATTGTTATCATTATTTTAAATGGTTTAGGGTTTATAAAGCTATAG
- a CDS encoding M48 family metallopeptidase has protein sequence MKEKKHKDQLPTAALPKESSIQLGGTEISYLFRESSRAKNVNLKISLEKGLEVIVPFRYPLGNIEPLLREKEQWILQKLAMISHKAQQKKENSLEEKQAVSFLGKSYRLVTVFQQGSPVVELVGDKIIVILPQNHKDNIKQILEAWLKYQAREIILQRLEVARKELGIHYKQVFIKDQKTRWGSCSSQGNLNFNFRLVMAPLPVIDYLVAHELSHLIEMNHSKKFWSLVERICPKYKTHRRWLKEHGAELTL, from the coding sequence GTGAAAGAGAAAAAACATAAAGATCAATTACCCACTGCGGCCTTACCAAAAGAATCCTCCATCCAATTGGGAGGTACGGAAATATCCTACCTCTTTCGGGAAAGCAGCAGAGCCAAGAATGTAAATCTAAAAATAAGTTTAGAAAAAGGCCTCGAGGTTATCGTTCCATTCCGATATCCCCTAGGCAATATAGAGCCCTTACTTAGAGAAAAAGAACAATGGATTTTACAAAAACTTGCTATGATTTCTCATAAAGCACAGCAGAAAAAAGAAAACAGCCTAGAAGAAAAACAGGCTGTGAGTTTTCTGGGTAAATCCTATCGGTTGGTTACTGTATTTCAGCAGGGGTCCCCAGTGGTGGAACTGGTGGGGGACAAGATCATTGTTATACTACCCCAGAACCACAAAGATAACATTAAGCAGATTCTAGAGGCCTGGCTCAAATATCAGGCCAGAGAAATCATATTACAAAGGTTGGAGGTTGCCAGAAAAGAACTTGGTATCCATTACAAGCAGGTATTTATCAAGGATCAGAAAACCCGCTGGGGAAGTTGCTCCAGCCAAGGCAATTTGAATTTTAATTTCCGATTAGTGATGGCTCCCCTGCCTGTGATTGACTATCTGGTGGCCCATGAATTGTCCCATTTAATAGAGATGAACCATTCGAAAAAATTCTGGTCCCTGGTGGAAAGAATTTGTCCGAAATACAAAACGCACCGTAGGTGGTTAAAGGAACATGGCGCGGAATTAACTTTATAA
- a CDS encoding S-layer homology domain-containing protein, whose amino-acid sequence MKKITKFTATLLSVCMFSTVLAGAAWADPWKKNKQMPPGLQKQLIKYTYSANFKDVKNHWAKSEIEELQLKGIMKGYQDQTFKPQQAVSKNEALAIIMRVVDHKETNTDKADLIKKIFPGWMGMAPQQAYDAGILADWELYKWNGNKPATRIEVAMWLCRASGEENVSLKDMLSFAKDTNQLSKDELIYAAAMYNKGIMKGTPDGYLNPLKPISRGEFAVMISRFIDTVDLDDITDGEEENQDYIETLAPVHNAKIDLETKEFTINFEENMALAEDKDLSDLPDAINIYKYDGGRWVTANLEYAVVFTEDEDKLTVKLDNSEELANNTKYCITFNNDILVEADAKDKEKAAFAGIKKGEWCFTTKSAELAIDEVEATDDTTVVIEFNQDIQRGDHFSSNGTDIHVMAGDTELDIDAASIRNNTLTITLDGDDSLEDDEEYTVWLEEDVVAGFEIDEDDAIEFTYED is encoded by the coding sequence ATGAAAAAAATTACCAAATTTACAGCCACTCTACTTTCTGTATGTATGTTCTCAACAGTACTGGCGGGTGCCGCCTGGGCTGACCCCTGGAAAAAGAATAAACAAATGCCACCGGGCTTGCAAAAGCAGCTTATAAAATACACCTATTCTGCCAATTTTAAAGATGTAAAAAATCACTGGGCCAAAAGCGAAATTGAAGAACTACAATTGAAAGGCATTATGAAAGGGTATCAGGATCAGACCTTTAAACCCCAACAAGCTGTTTCCAAAAATGAAGCCCTTGCCATCATCATGCGGGTAGTGGATCACAAAGAGACCAATACAGATAAGGCTGACTTAATTAAAAAAATATTCCCTGGTTGGATGGGTATGGCACCACAGCAGGCCTATGATGCAGGTATCCTAGCAGATTGGGAATTATATAAATGGAATGGCAATAAACCTGCTACCAGAATTGAAGTTGCCATGTGGTTATGCCGGGCTTCCGGTGAGGAAAATGTCTCCCTGAAAGATATGCTCTCCTTTGCCAAAGACACTAACCAACTAAGTAAAGATGAATTAATTTACGCTGCAGCTATGTATAACAAAGGTATTATGAAGGGGACACCGGACGGTTACTTAAATCCCTTGAAACCTATTTCCAGAGGCGAATTTGCGGTTATGATTAGCCGTTTCATCGACACTGTTGACTTGGATGATATTACCGATGGTGAAGAAGAAAACCAAGACTATATTGAAACCTTGGCCCCTGTCCATAACGCTAAAATTGATTTAGAAACAAAGGAATTCACAATCAACTTTGAGGAAAACATGGCCCTTGCTGAAGATAAAGATCTCAGTGACCTGCCAGATGCAATTAACATTTATAAATACGATGGTGGAAGATGGGTTACAGCAAACCTTGAATATGCCGTAGTATTTACCGAAGATGAAGATAAGCTGACGGTAAAGCTGGACAACAGTGAAGAGCTTGCTAACAACACCAAATACTGCATAACCTTCAACAATGATATTCTGGTAGAAGCTGACGCAAAGGATAAAGAAAAGGCTGCCTTTGCAGGAATTAAAAAGGGAGAATGGTGCTTTACTACCAAGTCGGCTGAACTGGCCATTGATGAAGTTGAAGCCACCGATGACACCACTGTGGTCATTGAATTTAACCAGGATATCCAAAGGGGTGACCACTTCTCTAGCAACGGCACTGACATCCATGTAATGGCTGGGGATACTGAGTTGGATATTGACGCAGCCAGTATACGTAACAATACGTTAACAATTACTCTGGACGGTGACGACAGCCTGGAGGATGACGAAGAATATACTGTGTGGTTAGAAGAAGATGTTGTGGCAGGCTTCGAAATTGATGAAGACGATGCCATCGAGTTCACTTACGAAGACTAA
- a CDS encoding Zn-binding domain-containing protein yields MHQLLDQSSIVSIKYLPARPPLYDDFPVEVHPYIVDGLKKSGIHRTYTPERRRQLEEQLFTGQLAGVISTNALELGIDIGDLDVCVLCGFPGSIAYTWQQSGRVGRSKQKSLVVLVASDDPLDRYMVHHSEFFFSQPSEKAIVNPHRLQFMVDHLPLAASELPLRKEDLTFWDQESYYNAVQFLRTTGRLRQDPNLRVRAYRSMGEPTKVGLRGEQKRFLLKLTDGRIIEQTTYQDDLGSYYEVVDSAGRIYIYDDYQGGVGLAESSLDVLKDVLQRCLDMVAECSCYIGCPSCIHIPQCKQHNEDLDKEGSILLLASLLNQSIKKLHRPKLAKQTVPTPDGSGNLRIQAREYERQQKILRQQAEAILPEYPRVLALFNEESIPIEAKGLMAKEKLLLSLLMVFQKQHNQGSVSHELIGQAADLLNIERQFFALRLEALVSRSLVYGSKEQGYTLSSTIFQWFASHLF; encoded by the coding sequence ATGCATCAATTACTTGATCAATCCAGTATTGTTTCTATAAAATATTTGCCTGCCCGACCACCTCTATATGATGATTTTCCAGTAGAGGTTCATCCTTATATTGTTGATGGCTTAAAAAAGTCCGGCATTCACCGAACTTATACCCCGGAAAGACGCAGACAACTGGAGGAACAGCTCTTTACAGGGCAATTGGCCGGTGTCATTTCAACTAATGCACTGGAACTGGGGATCGATATTGGCGATCTGGATGTTTGCGTCCTTTGCGGATTCCCCGGTTCCATTGCTTACACCTGGCAACAGTCCGGTCGTGTGGGACGTAGCAAGCAAAAATCCCTTGTGGTGTTGGTGGCCTCCGACGACCCTTTGGACAGGTATATGGTGCATCACTCGGAATTCTTTTTTTCACAACCCAGTGAGAAGGCCATTGTCAACCCCCATCGTTTACAATTTATGGTGGATCACCTGCCCTTGGCCGCCAGTGAACTACCCTTACGTAAGGAAGATCTTACCTTCTGGGATCAAGAATCCTATTATAATGCAGTACAGTTTCTTCGAACCACTGGCCGACTAAGGCAAGATCCCAACCTTCGGGTAAGGGCCTACCGTTCCATGGGGGAACCAACGAAGGTTGGCCTCCGTGGTGAGCAAAAACGTTTTTTACTAAAATTAACAGACGGTAGAATTATTGAACAAACCACCTATCAAGATGACTTGGGGAGTTATTACGAGGTCGTGGATAGTGCCGGACGTATTTACATCTATGATGACTACCAGGGTGGCGTTGGCTTGGCAGAGAGTTCCCTGGATGTCTTGAAAGATGTTCTACAGCGCTGTTTGGACATGGTGGCAGAATGTTCATGTTATATTGGATGTCCTTCATGCATTCACATTCCTCAATGCAAACAACATAATGAAGATCTGGACAAAGAAGGCTCTATCCTCCTTTTAGCTTCTTTGTTAAACCAATCTATTAAGAAGTTGCACCGACCCAAATTAGCCAAACAAACAGTACCTACCCCTGACGGTTCTGGCAATCTTAGAATACAGGCCCGGGAATATGAACGTCAGCAAAAAATACTACGTCAGCAGGCAGAGGCGATCCTGCCGGAATACCCTAGAGTACTGGCTCTTTTTAACGAAGAATCGATTCCAATAGAAGCCAAGGGTTTGATGGCCAAAGAAAAGTTATTACTGTCTTTGTTAATGGTCTTTCAAAAGCAGCATAACCAAGGGTCTGTTAGCCATGAACTAATTGGTCAAGCTGCTGATTTATTAAACATTGAGAGACAATTTTTTGCCCTAAGGTTGGAAGCATTAGTTAGCCGCAGCCTTGTCTACGGATCAAAGGAGCAGGGTTATACCCTTTCCTCTACTATCTTTCAATGGTTTGCGTCACATTTATTTTAA